The proteins below come from a single Oerskovia jenensis genomic window:
- a CDS encoding acyl-CoA thioester hydrolase/BAAT C-terminal domain-containing protein, with protein sequence MLYFAPHVSSTLIDEPITATLHGVGLGEAVDIRVSARDHDHRLWSQTFQIHIDGSRAIDLVHASQADDDLPFDPHALVHQLAPETPTRWTNQISSTLRPLTVSIEALDPATDRLLASTEHIRAFSRPDVSRHEWRTRQTIANLYKPAQSHDPRAVIVLPGAWGGFDWCNQMAALIAARGRPALALPYFDWRGEYGLPTGIAHIPLEYAQRAARRLHEEPGIDPHWISVIGMSKGAEFALAWASHDRRVNEVIALSPTLYAWESVREDGTPPARSSWTYAGRPLPFLHFDADAEFYETLDKTLLQKFHERAVAAAPDGSPARLPVEDITARTLLISQESDTLWPASSMGTQIAQAMDRARKGAQVEHVIAPGRGHAMFAAGVPANGVDASPRVNGLAQTEIWSHVRRFLQL encoded by the coding sequence ATGCTGTACTTTGCACCGCACGTGTCCTCGACGCTGATCGACGAGCCGATCACGGCGACTCTGCACGGTGTCGGCCTGGGTGAGGCCGTCGACATCCGGGTGTCCGCCCGGGATCACGATCACCGGTTGTGGTCGCAGACCTTTCAGATCCACATCGACGGGTCCCGCGCGATCGACCTCGTCCACGCTTCCCAGGCCGACGACGACCTTCCGTTCGATCCTCATGCCCTCGTCCACCAGCTGGCGCCCGAAACACCCACACGATGGACGAACCAGATCTCGAGCACCCTGCGCCCACTGACCGTGTCGATCGAGGCGCTCGACCCCGCGACCGACAGACTCCTGGCATCGACGGAGCACATCCGGGCCTTCTCGCGCCCGGACGTCTCTCGCCACGAGTGGCGAACACGCCAGACGATCGCAAACCTCTACAAGCCCGCGCAGAGCCATGACCCACGAGCAGTCATCGTCCTTCCCGGCGCCTGGGGAGGGTTCGACTGGTGCAATCAGATGGCCGCGCTGATCGCGGCGCGAGGACGACCGGCCCTCGCGCTGCCGTACTTCGACTGGAGGGGAGAGTACGGGCTGCCGACCGGCATCGCCCACATCCCGCTGGAGTATGCCCAGCGGGCCGCACGACGCCTCCACGAGGAGCCTGGGATCGATCCGCACTGGATCAGTGTGATCGGCATGTCCAAAGGGGCGGAGTTCGCCCTCGCGTGGGCCTCGCACGACCGACGGGTGAACGAAGTGATCGCGCTGTCGCCGACGCTCTACGCATGGGAGTCGGTGCGCGAGGACGGAACCCCACCTGCCCGATCCTCGTGGACCTACGCCGGGAGACCACTGCCCTTCCTGCACTTCGACGCCGACGCCGAGTTCTACGAGACGCTCGACAAGACCCTCCTGCAGAAGTTCCACGAGAGGGCAGTCGCGGCAGCACCCGACGGGTCGCCGGCCCGCCTGCCGGTGGAGGACATCACGGCCAGGACCTTGCTGATCTCGCAGGAGAGCGACACCTTGTGGCCGGCTTCGTCCATGGGCACCCAGATCGCCCAAGCGATGGACCGAGCGAGAAAGGGCGCGCAGGTCGAGCACGTCATCGCCCCGGGACGCGGTCACGCCATGTTCGCCGCTGGTGTGCCGGCCAATGGTGTCGATGCATCGCCGCGGGTCAACGGGCTCGCCCAGACTGAGA
- a CDS encoding CPBP family intramembrane glutamic endopeptidase: MILAERTVARRPVTGREGAQSPTSVDEQLLTDPCTRSAPGIARTYGRWAAPHRAAVLRPWSLPELAGVAVLEEVLYRGVVVFAALALDDPASSIGLVLTSAVLFGLSHDTFGTRHVVLKCVHAGALSISVLAAGTLLPAVVAHLTLNACSWVEARRWTRAAALSGRGA, from the coding sequence ATGATCCTCGCGGAGCGGACGGTCGCGCGCCGCCCGGTCACGGGCCGGGAAGGAGCCCAGTCCCCCACGTCTGTCGACGAACAGCTGCTCACCGACCCGTGCACCCGCAGTGCGCCCGGAATCGCACGCACCTACGGCAGGTGGGCCGCGCCACATCGAGCAGCCGTCCTCCGGCCGTGGTCCCTGCCCGAGCTGGCCGGCGTCGCCGTTCTGGAAGAAGTGCTGTACCGGGGCGTGGTCGTCTTTGCCGCACTGGCGCTGGACGATCCGGCCTCGTCCATCGGGCTCGTGCTCACGTCCGCCGTGCTCTTCGGTCTCTCGCACGACACGTTCGGCACGCGCCACGTGGTTCTCAAGTGCGTCCATGCCGGCGCGCTGAGCATCTCGGTGCTCGCGGCGGGCACGCTCCTTCCTGCCGTCGTCGCTCACCTCACGCTGAATGCCTGCTCCTGGGTCGAGGCGCGTCGGTGGACGCGGGCGGCGGCGCTGTCGGGGCGGGGCGCGTGA